One Ilumatobacter coccineus YM16-304 genomic window, CCGATCGCATAGGCGACGACGTAGTCCCCGGTCGAGGGGTCGACGGCCACGTCGTGGTGGCGGGCGGAGCACCGAGAATCCGGGGACGCGACGCTGTCGATCGGCGTCGGCGCCCCGATTAGGTCACCCTCGGCGCTGATGCGCTGGGCCAGAATCCGGAACGCCGTCTGATTGGGGCCCGGAGCCAGACCTGGTCGTGGCGCCGCCTTGTTGTAGGTGACGAGGTACTCGTCACTGACCGGGTTGTAGACGGCGTTCACGTTGGTCGTGGTCGAACTGTCGAGCGCCTCGGCGTTGGTCGCTCCGTCGGTGTCGATGACGAACCGCGGCACGACGACCGTGCCGTCACCGGTCACGATCGACGCGACGCGGGTGTCGATCGGGATCGTCTCGTCGATCAGGACGAGATACTCGTCGCGATCGGGGTTGTACGCAGCGGTCATCACGTTCACGCTCGCCGTCGAACCGGGGAAGGGCTCGAACACGTCCCCGGCGTCGCCCGGGGGCGGCTGGATCGATGCGTCGACCGGAATCGATACTCCGATCAGGCTGGACAGAACGAGTGCGGCGACCATCGTCGCCCGGTTGAGCGTTGCCATACGACACAGTCAAGTCGAAACCCACCAACAGCTCGACAACAGGCAGGGTCGGCCGCCCGGTGCGTGCCGCGGGAGTGAGCTGACATCGGCGCTCGGGCTGGGTCTACAGTGGGCGCATGTGTGTGAACTGCATGAGCAACGCTGAAGCTGCTGGGGCGCTCGCCGCTGCGGCGACCTACGTCATCAAGCCGCCGGTTCACCGGATGCTCGCGAAGCTCGACCTCGCACCCGATCCCGACCCGGTCGCACACGACGTGCGCACCGTGGCGTTCCTCGAAGCGCTCGACCTCGACCCCGTCGAGGTGCTCGGCGCCGACACCGTCGCTCAGGCGTCGGCGTGGTCGCCCGACACGTCGTGGGTGCCGTTCCGCGATCGTCTGCGCTCCGCTTCCTTGCGGCCCATCGGCTCCCAGAGCCGGATGATCACGACGTAGAGCACCGCCAGCAGCATCAACGCTGCCGGGTACGCGAGCCACGGATTCACGTGGCTCAGCGAGCGCGCTTCGAGCCAGTACGGCCCGGTCCACGACAGGTCCATCGGGAACCCGCGCTCGGTCACGTCGAACTCGCCGTACTTGTCGGGTGACGCGAACAGACGCGCCCAGGCACTCCACGAGATCATGCGGCACAGCCCGTAGAAGAACGTCGCCCGGTACAGGGCGAGCAGCCCACGTTCGGGCAACCACCTCCCGAACCACGCCCAGATGCGGGCATCGGCGGGCACCACCTGTGTTCGCCAGTGCTCGCGGGTGAGCACCCGCCACGAGAACAGCACGACCACCAGCCAGAACAGGTCCATCACCAGACCGAGGCTGGAGTAGTACGCGGCCGCGTCGAGATACTTGCCACCGTCGACCGTTGCGGCATACGCCCACGTCTGTGAGGTGAAGTTCAGCGTGAGCAGCGGAAACAGCAGCAGCACGCCGACCGAGTCGTTGATGTCGGTGAGCGCGTGCGCGGCGTATCCGAGCAGGTAGCCGATGGTGAACGCTCGATTCTTCCGCCACGACCAGATCAGCAGCGTGAGGATCGTGCCGAAGAACAGCGTGTGGGTGAACCCCATGCCCGGGAATCCGCGATGCCACTGGTGCGGCACGTCGGCCCCGTAGCGCGTGCCGTTGATCGTGAACCCGTACACCCAGAACTTCGAGAGGAAGTCGGGCGTGAAGTCACCGAGGAAGATCGCCCAGAAGCTGATCTTGCCGCGCATCTTCTTCGGCAGGTGCGATTGGACCGCGTAGATCTCGAACTGGTGCGCTGCCCAACTCATCGCGCCACGTCGCCAGTCGTGCCGTCACGCCGTACGTGGCGGGAGGTGAGGCCGATCCGGTCGGTCAGCCACGGGCCGATCACGATGAACGCCACGAGCCACGCGGGGCCCACGAACCAGTTCAGCAGCCACTTGTGCCAGATGCCGAGCAGGATGTAGGTGATCGCTGCGGCGAGGTACCAGAACCACTCCTCGGCGCCCACGAGGCGACGCGAGCCCCGGAAATCCGTGGTCGGCTCCTCGGTGATGTCGTCAGTTGAATCGCTCGATGACACGATCGCCGACACTACAGGTCGTGCGACACACCGCCCATCCTCCGCGACCGCCCGCTCGGGCGGATCGCCTGCGTCGGTTCAGGCGGCCACCGACCGACGGACGTCGTCGACCAATCCCAGCCCGGCGAGACCGGGCAGTCGGTCGATCCGCTCGTCGATCCGCTCCGACATGGCGGCGCCCTCGCTTCCTCCGAAGAGCATCCTGACGAGGTGATCGGTCTCGGCGTTCGGCATCACGTTCGAGCCGACCGGTTTCCACTTCGCCTTCAGTGCCGTTCGCACCCAGCGCTGGGCCGAACGACTCGTGAGCCGCTCCTCGGCCTGACTGGCGTAGAAGTCGATGTGACGTCCCTCCTGCCGGGCGATGCGACGAAGCAGCGGCGACAACACGTCGTGATCGGCCACCGAGGCCAGACGGAGGTACCCGGCCTGCGTCGTCCACTCGTTGATGGCACCCCAGGTCATGGCGATCGCGACGACGTTGTCGGTGAAGCTCGACACGGCCATGAAGCCGAGGGTCCGCAGTCGGTCGGCCCCGACCCGGCGGCGGGTGAGCGCCACGCGGTCACGGCCCGCCAGCTCGCCGTGAGCCTCGAGCACCTTGCCGATTGCTTCGCCGTGCCAGAACTCCTCGTACGACCACATCGCCAGGAACGACGTCACGGCGGGATCCTCGTGTGCCGAGGTCACCAGCAGGTCGCGGAGGTAGCAGGTCGTGTGATGCTCGACGTCGTGCATGTAGCGCAGGCAGCGCAGCACGTCGTCCGACAGGGGCTCGTCGGCGAAGCGCTCGTAGTCGATGTCGCTGTCGTCGAGCGCGGCGACCTTGTCGAGGTAACGGTCGATGTCGAATCTCATCCTCGCGCCGCCTCGCTCCCACGTCGTGTCGTCGTGCACGTCATGCACAGGGTTCGCAGCAGAGCGACCCGTGGATCAACGACGAGCGTCGCTCGGTGACACCAGGTCGGCTGCTTCGATCGCGTCGGCAGCGAAGAGCGGGCTGCACGATTCGAGCTCGATCATCGCGACGAGGTCGTCCTCGGGCATCGGCCGAGCGAAGTGGTACCCCTGCAGCAGGTCGACTCCGAACGAGGTCATCAGGTCGGCGAGCAACTCGTCTTCGACGCCTTCGGCCACCACGGTGAGGCCCAGCCGGTGTCCCAGTTCGCACACCGAGCGGACGATCGCCTCGCTCGCCCGCGACGTCATGGCGTCGCGCACGAACATCTGGTCGACCTTGAGCTCGTCGAGCGGCAACTGCGGGAGCACGGCGAGCGAGGTGTAGCCGGTGCCGAAGTCGTCGATCGACACTCTCACCCCCGATGCCCGCAACGGACCGAGTCGTTCGACCGCTTCGGGGATGTCGAACGCCATCGACTCGGTGACTTCGAGCATCAGCACACCGGGCGGGAGACCC contains:
- a CDS encoding ferritin family protein — encoded protein: MRFDIDRYLDKVAALDDSDIDYERFADEPLSDDVLRCLRYMHDVEHHTTCYLRDLLVTSAHEDPAVTSFLAMWSYEEFWHGEAIGKVLEAHGELAGRDRVALTRRRVGADRLRTLGFMAVSSFTDNVVAIAMTWGAINEWTTQAGYLRLASVADHDVLSPLLRRIARQEGRHIDFYASQAEERLTSRSAQRWVRTALKAKWKPVGSNVMPNAETDHLVRMLFGGSEGAAMSERIDERIDRLPGLAGLGLVDDVRRSVAA